Proteins encoded in a region of the Corynebacterium breve genome:
- a CDS encoding UDP-N-acetylmuramoyl-tripeptide--D-alanyl-D-alanine ligase, which produces MIPLGLTDIADIVGGYVADAEDPHAKVTGFVEFDSRKVSEGGLFVALAGAKVDGHDFAHKAVEQGAVGVLAAREVGVPAVIVPPAERNENDNSDLATNDPDGSVTAVVQAMSKLAAYVSRELVDKHGLMITGVTGSAGKTSTKDLIAAVLSRQGQTVAPPGSFNNEIGHPYTALRCSEQTKFLVAEMSARGIGHIAHLATIAPPTVGVVLNVGSAHLGEFGSRENIAQAKGELVEALPNAADGGLAILNADDPFVASMATRTKAKVVFYSAATPHVRNADFYATDIELDDVARASFVMHTPNNPPQNVRLNVFGAHQVSNALAAAAVGIQAGMTAAEVAEALSAARNTSANRMDVNTRADGVTIINDAYNANPESMRAGIAALGYTAAGRPGARSIAVLGEMGELGNDSLEQHRALGDELARYRVSDLVVVGQGEVEEALARQAISRGIVTKLAHDVEDATDVVRGILSTAPAGEENWHARKDKDVVLVKASNALGLWRVAEALLDEKRNTR; this is translated from the coding sequence ATGATTCCGCTTGGCTTAACCGACATCGCCGACATCGTTGGCGGTTACGTTGCCGACGCTGAAGATCCGCATGCCAAAGTCACTGGTTTTGTTGAGTTTGACTCTCGCAAGGTATCCGAAGGCGGACTTTTCGTAGCTCTTGCTGGCGCAAAGGTCGACGGCCACGATTTCGCCCACAAGGCCGTGGAGCAGGGGGCTGTCGGCGTGCTCGCGGCACGAGAGGTAGGCGTACCTGCTGTTATCGTCCCACCGGCTGAACGAAACGAGAATGACAACTCTGACCTTGCCACTAATGACCCTGACGGTTCCGTTACCGCAGTCGTCCAAGCGATGAGCAAGCTCGCGGCTTACGTGTCGCGGGAGCTCGTCGATAAGCATGGACTCATGATTACTGGTGTGACCGGCTCCGCAGGCAAGACCTCGACCAAAGATCTGATCGCGGCTGTGCTGTCGCGCCAGGGTCAGACAGTGGCGCCTCCGGGCTCTTTTAACAACGAGATCGGGCACCCGTATACCGCGCTGCGCTGCTCTGAGCAGACGAAATTCCTCGTGGCTGAGATGTCGGCGCGTGGTATCGGCCATATTGCACACTTGGCGACGATCGCCCCGCCCACCGTGGGTGTCGTCCTCAATGTTGGCTCGGCACACTTGGGTGAATTCGGCTCTCGCGAGAATATCGCCCAGGCCAAGGGCGAGCTTGTGGAAGCCCTACCTAACGCTGCCGATGGTGGCCTGGCCATCTTGAACGCGGACGATCCATTTGTCGCTTCGATGGCAACCCGCACCAAGGCGAAGGTCGTATTCTATTCGGCGGCCACTCCGCACGTGCGTAACGCGGACTTTTACGCCACCGACATCGAGCTTGACGACGTCGCGCGTGCTTCTTTCGTGATGCACACCCCGAACAACCCGCCACAGAATGTGCGCCTCAACGTATTCGGCGCCCATCAGGTGTCCAATGCGCTAGCAGCGGCAGCAGTGGGGATCCAAGCCGGCATGACTGCGGCGGAGGTTGCAGAGGCATTATCTGCAGCCCGCAATACATCGGCAAACCGCATGGACGTGAACACTCGCGCAGACGGAGTCACCATCATCAACGACGCCTACAATGCCAATCCGGAATCGATGCGCGCCGGCATCGCGGCATTAGGTTATACCGCAGCGGGGCGCCCGGGAGCTCGTTCCATCGCCGTGCTTGGCGAGATGGGCGAACTTGGAAATGATTCCCTGGAACAACATCGAGCCTTAGGCGACGAGCTTGCCCGGTACCGGGTTAGCGATCTTGTCGTCGTAGGGCAGGGTGAAGTCGAAGAAGCCTTGGCACGCCAAGCGATCTCACGAGGGATTGTTACCAAACTGGCACACGATGTCGAGGATGCAACCGATGTCGTGCGGGGTATCCTTTCTACGGCGCCTGCCGGGGAAGAGAACTGGCACGCTAGGAAAGACAAAGACGTTGTATTGGTCAAGGCCTCCAATGCGTTGGGGCTGTGGCGGGTAGCTGAAGCGCTACTGGATGAGAAAAGGAACACAAGGTAG